The proteins below are encoded in one region of Metabacillus dongyingensis:
- a CDS encoding potassium channel family protein, which yields MKKQFAVFGLGRFGGSLVKEFHELGMEVLAVDKDDEKVQYYSQYATLAVQANAIDEATLKQLGVRNVDHAFVSFGDDIEASILTSLLLKEMEIPQVWAKAQNDYHQKVLDKIGVNKVIHPERDMAKRIAHHIISEKMIDYIELSKEYSMVELIASAKIHRKTLIDLDIRARYGCNIVGIQRDEEMIVSPPAEESIKSGDILLVIGRNKDISRFEEEGI from the coding sequence TTGAAAAAGCAATTTGCTGTATTTGGACTTGGCCGTTTTGGAGGAAGTCTTGTAAAGGAATTTCATGAGTTGGGGATGGAAGTTTTAGCGGTCGATAAAGATGATGAAAAGGTTCAATATTATTCTCAATATGCGACACTTGCTGTGCAGGCAAATGCAATTGATGAGGCGACACTGAAGCAGCTTGGCGTGCGTAACGTAGATCATGCCTTTGTGTCGTTTGGAGATGATATTGAAGCAAGCATCTTGACATCACTTCTGCTAAAAGAAATGGAGATTCCGCAAGTATGGGCAAAAGCTCAAAATGACTATCATCAGAAGGTTTTAGACAAAATAGGTGTAAACAAAGTCATTCATCCTGAACGTGACATGGCAAAGCGGATTGCCCATCATATTATTTCAGAAAAAATGATTGATTATATTGAGCTTTCAAAGGAATACAGCATGGTAGAGCTGATTGCTTCAGCAAAAATTCACCGTAAAACATTAATTGATTTAGATATTAGGGCAAGATATGGATGTAATATTGTCGGGATTCAGCGGGATGAAGAGATGATTGTTTCGCCTCCTGCCGAAGAATCCATCAAATCAGGTGATATTCTGCTTGTGATTGGACGGAATAAGGACATCAGCCGTTTCGAGGAGGAGGGCATATAG
- a CDS encoding dicarboxylate/amino acid:cation symporter, whose protein sequence is MKLATKIIIGLILGAIVGLILNITAPDLFKQLDTFLFTPLGKIFLNLINMLVVPIVFFSITLGVAGLGDPKKLGRIGVKTVTYFLVTTAVAIVIGLILALTIQPGNVGEFDTKSAEYKAEEAPSVAETFLNMIPTNPVKAFADGNMLQIIIFSIFVGLGITFLGKKANTLFKVVEQGNDLMMYLVNLVMKFAPYGTFGLIATAVGSQGLDALKAMGLYMGVVMLALVIHAIVTYGSSILFLAKQSPIWFFKNFAPAMAVAFSTSSSNATLPVSMETAQKRLKVPEPISSFVQPLGATINMDGTAIMQGVATIFIAQVYNIDLSFTQLLTVVLTAVLASIGTAGVPGVGLIMLAMVLNSVGLPVAGIALIIGIDRLLDMARTAVNITGDAACAVIVAETEKKHGDFKFPEMEEKLS, encoded by the coding sequence ATGAAACTAGCAACGAAAATCATCATTGGTCTTATTCTGGGGGCAATTGTCGGCCTCATTCTTAATATCACGGCTCCGGATTTATTTAAACAGTTAGACACGTTCCTATTTACCCCGCTTGGAAAAATCTTTCTAAACTTAATCAATATGCTCGTCGTACCAATAGTCTTCTTTTCTATTACTCTGGGAGTTGCTGGGTTAGGAGATCCAAAGAAATTAGGAAGAATAGGTGTTAAAACGGTCACCTACTTTTTAGTAACAACAGCAGTAGCCATTGTTATAGGCTTAATCCTTGCACTGACCATTCAGCCCGGCAATGTAGGTGAATTCGATACAAAGTCCGCTGAATATAAAGCTGAAGAAGCTCCATCTGTTGCAGAAACATTCTTAAATATGATTCCGACGAATCCTGTTAAAGCATTTGCCGATGGTAATATGCTGCAAATTATTATTTTCTCAATTTTTGTTGGCCTTGGCATCACGTTTCTTGGAAAGAAAGCAAATACATTATTTAAGGTAGTTGAGCAAGGCAATGATTTAATGATGTATTTAGTAAATCTAGTGATGAAATTCGCTCCATACGGTACTTTCGGTCTTATTGCTACTGCTGTAGGCAGTCAAGGTTTAGACGCCCTTAAAGCAATGGGACTCTACATGGGAGTTGTAATGCTTGCACTTGTGATTCATGCTATTGTCACCTATGGTTCATCCATTCTTTTTCTGGCAAAGCAAAGCCCGATCTGGTTCTTTAAAAATTTCGCTCCTGCCATGGCAGTAGCTTTCAGTACATCAAGCAGTAATGCGACACTTCCTGTATCTATGGAAACAGCGCAAAAGCGTCTGAAGGTTCCAGAGCCGATCTCAAGTTTCGTTCAGCCGCTCGGCGCAACCATTAATATGGATGGAACGGCCATTATGCAGGGTGTAGCAACAATCTTTATCGCTCAAGTCTACAATATTGATCTTTCTTTCACTCAGTTGCTGACAGTAGTACTTACAGCTGTTCTCGCTTCAATTGGAACAGCCGGTGTACCAGGAGTTGGACTTATCATGCTTGCGATGGTCTTAAACTCTGTAGGCCTTCCCGTAGCAGGCATCGCCTTGATCATCGGTATAGACCGTCTGCTGGATATGGCTCGTACAGCAGTTAATATTACAGGAGATGCGGCATGTGCAGTGATTGTAGCAGAAACAGAAAAGAAACATGGAGACTTTAAATTTCCTGAAATGGAAGAAAAATTGTCATAA
- a CDS encoding alpha/beta hydrolase, producing MKKWIKNFFLIASGGLILSFAGFYIWSQITYKPAEELFYTTNLLDQNDKNGYLLFQPENQKTNNGIILYPGAKVDPRAYAYLAEQLTQKGFTVLIPKMPFNLAIAGISKADKIINDRDEIENWYIGGHSLGGSAASIYAFEHQENIKGLFLLAAYPADSSDFSNTHFPILTIYAEHDGLTTLDEIKETKHLLSDNTFYYKINGGNHAQFGIYGEQKGDNKAQINVFVQQDQVIREINSWIGRIE from the coding sequence ATGAAAAAGTGGATAAAAAATTTTTTTCTGATTGCATCAGGGGGTCTGATTCTCTCTTTTGCAGGATTTTATATCTGGTCCCAAATCACCTATAAACCGGCTGAAGAACTGTTTTACACTACTAATTTACTGGATCAAAATGATAAAAATGGGTATTTGCTGTTTCAGCCTGAAAACCAAAAAACGAATAATGGCATCATTCTATATCCTGGAGCAAAAGTTGATCCGAGAGCATATGCCTATCTTGCAGAGCAGTTAACTCAAAAAGGGTTCACTGTCTTAATTCCTAAAATGCCCTTTAACCTGGCTATTGCAGGCATCAGCAAAGCAGATAAAATTATAAATGATAGAGACGAGATTGAAAATTGGTACATTGGAGGACACTCTCTCGGAGGTTCGGCTGCTTCTATTTACGCGTTTGAACATCAGGAAAATATAAAAGGGCTTTTCCTGCTTGCTGCTTATCCGGCAGATTCCAGTGATTTTTCAAACACACATTTTCCGATTCTGACCATCTATGCAGAACATGACGGATTAACAACCCTGGATGAAATAAAAGAAACGAAACACCTATTGTCTGACAATACCTTTTATTACAAAATTAACGGCGGCAATCATGCACAGTTTGGCATTTACGGAGAACAAAAAGGAGATAACAAAGCCCAGATCAATGTCTTTGTTCAACAAGATCAGGTCATTCGAGAAATAAACAGCTGGATCGGGCGGATTGAGTAA
- a CDS encoding M3 family oligoendopeptidase, translated as MKAATYAETWDLDVFFEGGSKSVAFKKYLEELEVDVPSFKVQAESIKVPQTKEDSILLGEVLEKFQGIAKRMRQAGAFVGCLQAQDTNDKHASVLRGKVTQLSSQFQNALAAFDQKLVQVDDTVWPELVNADALTELKFALTERRNRAKNKLQMEQETLINALSVDGYHAWGQLYDTLVSKVKIPYKEDDKVHELSVGQAANKFSSADRSVRKSVFEEWEKAWGSGADLFAHTLNHLSGFRLNVYEKRGWDDVLSEPLEINRMKRETLDVMWKVISENKQPLVSYLKRKADLLGVEKLSWYDLDAPIGGKEAKVSYQEGAEFILDQFSHFGEELTSFTKKAFENRWIEAEDRPGKAPGGFCTSFTESDQSRIFMTFSGTPSNIATLAHELGHAFHQHAMAGVHPLNRNYAMNVAETASTFAEMIVADASVKKAKSDDERLALLEDKVQRSVALLMNIHGRFLFETSFYEERKKGIVSTERINQLMEAAQKEAYCDALGEYHPHFWASKLHFYITGVPFYNFPYTFGYLFSLGIYAKALEEGTAFEEKYIALLKDTGSMQVEDLAMKHLGVDLTKEDFWQKAVQLTVQDVEEFLEATK; from the coding sequence ATGAAAGCTGCTACGTATGCTGAAACGTGGGATTTAGATGTGTTTTTTGAAGGTGGAAGCAAATCTGTTGCCTTTAAAAAGTATTTAGAGGAGCTTGAAGTTGATGTTCCTTCATTTAAGGTGCAGGCAGAGAGCATCAAAGTACCTCAAACAAAAGAAGACAGCATCCTTTTAGGAGAGGTTCTTGAGAAATTTCAGGGTATTGCAAAACGGATGAGACAGGCAGGAGCTTTTGTCGGGTGTCTGCAGGCTCAGGATACAAATGATAAGCATGCCTCCGTGCTCCGGGGGAAGGTTACTCAACTCAGTTCTCAGTTTCAAAATGCTTTGGCAGCCTTTGATCAAAAGCTCGTTCAAGTTGACGATACGGTTTGGCCTGAGCTTGTAAATGCTGATGCCTTGACTGAATTAAAATTTGCCTTGACCGAGCGCAGGAACAGAGCAAAAAACAAACTGCAGATGGAGCAGGAAACACTGATCAATGCCTTGTCAGTGGACGGCTATCATGCGTGGGGACAGCTATATGATACTCTCGTCTCCAAAGTGAAAATACCATACAAAGAAGATGACAAAGTACATGAATTGTCTGTAGGCCAGGCAGCCAATAAATTCTCAAGCGCGGACAGATCAGTCAGAAAATCTGTGTTTGAAGAATGGGAAAAGGCGTGGGGAAGCGGTGCAGATTTATTTGCCCATACGCTGAACCATTTATCTGGTTTTAGACTGAATGTATATGAAAAGCGGGGCTGGGACGATGTTCTGAGTGAGCCGCTTGAAATCAACAGAATGAAACGCGAGACCCTTGATGTCATGTGGAAGGTGATTTCTGAGAATAAACAGCCGCTTGTAAGCTATTTAAAAAGAAAAGCAGATTTGCTTGGTGTCGAAAAGCTTAGCTGGTACGATCTCGATGCACCGATTGGCGGGAAAGAAGCGAAGGTCAGCTATCAGGAGGGAGCTGAATTTATCTTAGATCAATTCAGCCACTTTGGAGAAGAACTGACTTCATTTACAAAAAAAGCATTTGAGAACCGCTGGATCGAGGCTGAAGATCGTCCGGGAAAAGCTCCGGGAGGTTTTTGCACAAGTTTTACCGAAAGTGACCAGTCCAGAATCTTCATGACATTCTCCGGCACCCCGTCAAATATCGCAACTCTTGCCCATGAGCTGGGCCATGCCTTCCATCAGCATGCAATGGCGGGAGTGCATCCGCTTAACCGCAATTATGCGATGAATGTAGCTGAAACAGCATCAACATTTGCTGAAATGATTGTTGCAGATGCCTCAGTAAAAAAAGCAAAATCTGATGACGAGCGTTTGGCACTATTAGAAGATAAAGTGCAAAGAAGTGTTGCACTGCTCATGAATATTCACGGCCGCTTCCTATTTGAAACTTCTTTTTATGAGGAACGCAAAAAAGGAATCGTCAGTACGGAAAGAATAAATCAATTAATGGAAGCTGCACAAAAAGAAGCTTATTGTGATGCTTTAGGAGAGTACCATCCTCATTTCTGGGCATCAAAACTGCATTTCTATATTACCGGTGTGCCGTTCTATAATTTCCCATATACGTTTGGCTATTTGTTCTCACTTGGCATATATGCGAAAGCATTGGAAGAGGGAACAGCGTTTGAAGAGAAATACATTGCTCTTTTAAAAGATACAGGATCCATGCAGGTAGAAGATTTGGCTATGAAACACTTAGGAGTGGACTTAACAAAAGAGGATTTCTGGCAAAAAGCTGTTCAGCTGACTGTGCAAGATGTAGAAGAGTTTTTGGAAGCGACAAAATAA
- a CDS encoding twin-arginine translocase TatA/TatE family subunit, producing MNLGFGEIMLIVFVALLLFGPKKLPELGKAAGKTLREFKNATKGLMDDDDAKSDKQIK from the coding sequence GTGAACTTAGGATTCGGCGAAATTATGTTGATCGTTTTTGTTGCATTGCTTCTTTTCGGACCGAAAAAATTGCCTGAATTAGGTAAAGCTGCAGGCAAAACGCTACGAGAGTTTAAGAATGCTACTAAAGGTCTTATGGACGACGATGATGCAAAATCAGATAAACAAATTAAATAA
- a CDS encoding amino acid permease → MKQKKWGFWLLTAFVVGNMVGSGIFMLPSTLAQTASPLGVTSAWLVTGLGVLMIALVFGNLSIRRPDLTAGPQSYAKALFDTPKRGKVAGFSMVWGYWVANWISNVAIITSFAGYLSTFFPIMSDESILFSIGSQDVQLGRAVTFIVCTILLWGTHTILLTNLSGAGKLNFVATASKVIGFMLFIIAGLFALESAAFGEFYFPVEAEPGVTYGLTNQVQFAAISTLWAFVGIESAVILSGRASSQRDVKRATITGLIIAVFIYMIITLITMGVLPHDQLQSSDKPFVDVLSIIIGDAGANAMALLAVVSLFGSTIGWILLSSEVPYQAAKSGIFPAFFAKTNKKGSPKNALIITNLMSQIFIFSTISGTISEAYTFLTTSATLAYLFPYLVSSIFFLKLIAKGETYDLIKGSRVKDGIIASLACIYSVWVIVTGTADIKTFILGVGLFFAGFVIYPFLTKYMKKQDTGSTI, encoded by the coding sequence GTGAAACAGAAAAAATGGGGATTTTGGCTTTTAACAGCCTTTGTAGTAGGAAATATGGTGGGCTCCGGAATTTTTATGCTGCCAAGCACACTGGCACAGACCGCAAGTCCGCTTGGCGTCACAAGCGCCTGGCTTGTAACCGGATTAGGTGTTTTAATGATTGCACTTGTATTCGGAAATTTATCAATCCGCAGACCTGATCTTACAGCAGGTCCGCAAAGCTATGCTAAAGCTTTATTTGATACTCCCAAAAGAGGAAAAGTCGCCGGATTCAGCATGGTGTGGGGATATTGGGTCGCAAACTGGATCAGCAATGTCGCGATCATCACAAGCTTCGCAGGCTACCTTTCTACATTCTTTCCTATTATGTCCGACGAATCTATTCTTTTTTCAATTGGTTCGCAGGATGTTCAATTAGGAAGAGCCGTTACATTTATTGTTTGTACCATTTTGCTTTGGGGCACTCATACCATTCTTTTAACGAACTTGAGCGGTGCAGGCAAATTGAATTTTGTGGCTACTGCTTCAAAAGTAATCGGTTTTATGCTTTTCATCATCGCTGGTTTATTTGCACTGGAGTCAGCAGCGTTTGGAGAATTTTATTTCCCGGTGGAAGCAGAGCCTGGTGTGACTTACGGGCTGACAAATCAAGTTCAATTTGCTGCAATCTCGACTTTATGGGCATTCGTAGGAATAGAGTCGGCAGTCATTCTGTCAGGACGCGCGTCTTCTCAGCGTGATGTAAAAAGAGCGACCATCACTGGCCTAATTATTGCTGTGTTTATCTATATGATTATCACACTTATCACAATGGGCGTTCTGCCGCACGATCAGCTGCAGTCATCTGACAAGCCTTTTGTTGATGTTCTTTCAATCATTATTGGCGATGCCGGTGCAAATGCAATGGCACTATTGGCTGTCGTATCTTTGTTTGGATCAACGATCGGATGGATTCTGCTGTCATCTGAAGTGCCGTACCAGGCTGCAAAATCAGGTATTTTCCCTGCTTTCTTTGCTAAAACAAATAAAAAAGGAAGTCCGAAAAATGCTTTGATAATAACGAATTTAATGTCTCAAATCTTTATTTTCTCAACGATTTCCGGAACCATCAGTGAAGCTTATACATTCTTAACAACATCAGCTACACTTGCCTATCTTTTCCCATACCTTGTATCGTCTATCTTCTTCTTAAAGCTGATTGCCAAAGGAGAGACATATGATCTTATTAAAGGGTCAAGAGTAAAAGACGGAATCATCGCCTCACTAGCCTGTATTTATTCTGTTTGGGTGATTGTTACAGGAACTGCTGATATAAAAACATTTATACTTGGAGTCGGCCTTTTCTTTGCAGGATTTGTGATTTATCCGTTTTTGACGAAATATATGAAAAAACAAGATACTGGCTCAACCATATAA
- a CDS encoding CBS domain-containing protein: MNIAFFLIPKKEVVYLNIYATMRQALERMEYHRYSAVPLLDDEGKYVTTLTEGDLLWMLKNTPDLHFHNTEKIRLTDLNYHRKNEPISIHAEMENIITRAMEQNFVPVTDDKGIFIGIIRRREIIEYCAAQLLGKKN, translated from the coding sequence ATGAATATTGCTTTTTTCCTTATACCCAAAAAGGAAGTTGTTTATTTAAACATTTATGCCACCATGAGGCAGGCGCTTGAACGAATGGAATATCACCGTTATTCAGCCGTTCCGCTGCTTGATGATGAGGGGAAGTACGTAACAACACTTACAGAAGGTGATTTGCTGTGGATGCTGAAAAACACACCTGATTTGCATTTTCATAACACAGAAAAAATCCGATTAACTGATCTTAATTACCATCGAAAGAATGAACCAATATCCATTCATGCTGAAATGGAGAACATTATTACAAGGGCGATGGAACAGAATTTCGTACCTGTTACAGACGATAAGGGAATCTTTATAGGTATAATCAGAAGAAGGGAAATTATTGAATATTGCGCAGCTCAGCTTTTGGGGAAAAAGAATTAA
- the kdpDN gene encoding KdpD-like non-kinase potassium sensor (KdpDN resembles contains the N-terminal sensor region of KdpD but lacks the C-terminal histidine kinase region.) — protein MSEKHPYFRRKTPQELLNEIAEEKRGKLKLYVGAAPGVGKSYKMLQDAYDLKLEGIDVAIGLIECHGRKETEELIKDIEVVPLKEMNYKGSIFRELNVDAIIQRMPKVIVIDELAHTNIPGSKNKKRYMDVEEILNAGINVMSAVNIQHLESVHDIVQQITGVAVRERVPDLFVQDAHEIQLIDVTPETLRKRLADGKIYASEKIEQSLTHFFTVTNLSSLRELALREVADDVDEKIEQISGNLVYGPIGVHEKILVCVGYGPTAEKLIRRGWRMANRLKAQLYILNVTKNSPEAFSQEKRERTEQWKILASQFNAVFLLEQEGSRKPAQVIIDIAKQYHITQILLGQSARTRWEEIRKGSIVNTIMRKTENIDIHIVSDGRS, from the coding sequence ATGAGTGAAAAACACCCTTATTTCAGACGAAAAACCCCGCAGGAGCTTCTTAATGAAATTGCTGAAGAAAAGCGGGGAAAGCTGAAGCTTTATGTCGGTGCAGCACCTGGTGTCGGGAAATCTTATAAAATGCTCCAGGATGCCTATGATTTAAAGCTGGAAGGAATAGATGTTGCAATCGGTCTGATCGAATGCCACGGGAGAAAAGAAACAGAGGAACTGATTAAAGATATTGAAGTGGTTCCTCTGAAAGAGATGAATTATAAAGGAAGTATTTTTAGAGAATTGAATGTAGATGCCATCATACAAAGAATGCCTAAAGTCATTGTGATTGATGAGCTGGCCCATACCAACATTCCGGGCTCAAAAAATAAAAAGAGATATATGGATGTAGAAGAAATTTTAAATGCCGGCATTAATGTGATGTCTGCGGTAAACATCCAGCATCTAGAAAGCGTTCACGACATTGTACAGCAAATAACGGGAGTGGCAGTGAGAGAAAGAGTGCCGGATTTATTTGTTCAGGATGCTCATGAAATTCAGCTCATTGATGTCACTCCTGAAACCCTTCGGAAGCGGCTGGCAGATGGGAAAATATATGCCTCGGAAAAAATTGAGCAAAGCCTTACTCATTTTTTTACAGTAACCAATTTATCATCCCTAAGAGAACTTGCCTTGAGAGAAGTAGCAGATGATGTAGACGAAAAAATAGAGCAGATCAGCGGGAATTTAGTGTATGGTCCAATAGGTGTTCATGAAAAAATCCTTGTATGTGTCGGGTATGGGCCAACTGCTGAAAAATTAATCAGAAGAGGATGGCGGATGGCGAACCGGCTAAAAGCTCAGTTGTATATTCTGAATGTAACGAAGAATTCCCCTGAGGCGTTTTCACAGGAAAAACGGGAAAGAACGGAGCAATGGAAAATACTTGCCTCTCAATTTAATGCTGTATTTTTGCTGGAGCAGGAAGGCAGCCGCAAACCCGCTCAGGTCATTATTGATATTGCTAAGCAGTATCACATTACACAAATCCTTCTCGGTCAGTCAGCAAGAACAAGATGGGAAGAAATTAGAAAGGGTTCCATTGTGAATACCATAATGAGAAAGACAGAGAATATTGATATTCACATCGTGTCAGATGGACGATCTTAA
- the kdpC gene encoding potassium-transporting ATPase subunit KdpC, translating into MEEKQSIMGPIIRMSLFLMVICGIIYPVAVTGIAQTISPAKANGSLVYDENMNVIGSELIGQSFSADSYFHGRISSIENNGAGSGSNNYAPSNADMIKRTLDSIEEWKKNNPETPVSEVPNDLLTNSGSGLDPHISPGAAYAQVKRISKATGIDQSKLENMIKQHTQGRELGMFGEEKVNVLQLNLALKNMLN; encoded by the coding sequence ATGGAAGAAAAACAATCAATTATGGGTCCGATCATCAGAATGAGTTTATTCTTAATGGTGATTTGCGGCATAATTTACCCAGTGGCTGTGACAGGAATCGCTCAAACCATTTCTCCAGCAAAGGCAAATGGCAGCTTAGTATATGATGAGAATATGAATGTAATAGGCTCTGAGCTTATCGGGCAATCATTCAGCGCGGACAGCTATTTTCATGGCAGAATTTCAAGCATTGAAAATAATGGTGCGGGGTCAGGTTCCAACAACTATGCACCATCTAATGCAGATATGATAAAGCGCACGCTGGATTCGATTGAAGAATGGAAGAAAAACAACCCGGAAACGCCAGTAAGTGAAGTGCCAAATGATCTGCTGACGAATTCAGGCTCGGGGCTTGATCCTCATATCAGCCCGGGTGCCGCATATGCTCAGGTGAAACGTATTTCAAAAGCAACTGGAATTGATCAATCAAAGCTTGAAAACATGATCAAGCAGCATACTCAAGGAAGGGAACTTGGAATGTTTGGTGAAGAGAAGGTAAACGTTCTTCAATTAAATCTGGCTTTAAAAAATATGTTGAACTAA
- the kdpB gene encoding potassium-transporting ATPase subunit KdpB — protein sequence MSKPFLAAAEKSAERYERKAPVKQIQPNDQKPANKKAMEKELIGNAIKASFFKLDPRVMVKNPIMFIVEIGFALTLLLAFIPSAFGSSEVNVWFNLTVSLILLFTVLFANFAEALAEGRGMAQANSLKNSKKEMTANKLKPNGEIEKTDSASLRKGDIVVVSQGEFIPGDGEIISGLASVDESAITGESAPVIKEAGGDFNSVTGGTKVVSDQIKVRITSDPGESFLDKMISLVEGAQRQKTPNEIALNTVLTSLTLIFMIVVVTLPFFTNYLGFELEIPVLIALLVCLIPTTIGGLLSAIGIAGMDRVTQFNVIAMSGKAVEAAGDINTIILDKTGTITFGNRMASEFIPAGNHAMQDLAQWTAISSLEDETPEGRSVLELLKKKQLSYQTDIAIGGTFIEFKAETRMSGMDLADGSVVRKGAVDAVKKWVISQGGTIPSDLDKKTDEISKAGGTPLAVAMNDQIFGLIYLKDTVKPGMKERFDKLRSMGIKTVMCTGDNPLTAATIAKEAGVDEFIAECKPEDKIEVIKYEQSQGKLVAMTGDGTNDAPALAQADVGLAMNSGTAAAKEAANMVDLDSNPTKIIEVVSIGKQLLMTRGALTTFSIANDIAKYFAIIPAMFMLAIPEMNVLNIMRLDSPISAILSALIFNAIIIPVLIPFAMKGVSYKPMSSNALLSRNLLIYGLGGVLVPFIGIKGIDVVLALIL from the coding sequence ATGAGTAAGCCATTTTTAGCAGCAGCAGAAAAATCTGCTGAAAGATATGAACGCAAGGCCCCAGTTAAACAAATCCAGCCTAATGATCAAAAGCCTGCAAACAAAAAGGCGATGGAAAAGGAACTGATCGGAAACGCCATCAAGGCATCCTTTTTCAAATTGGATCCTCGGGTAATGGTGAAAAACCCGATCATGTTCATTGTAGAAATTGGATTTGCCCTTACTTTGCTGCTTGCCTTTATCCCTTCTGCTTTTGGGTCAAGTGAAGTAAATGTCTGGTTTAATTTAACAGTGTCCCTCATCCTTCTGTTTACCGTTTTGTTTGCGAATTTTGCAGAAGCACTTGCAGAAGGGAGAGGAATGGCCCAGGCAAATTCTCTTAAGAATTCAAAAAAGGAAATGACTGCAAACAAATTAAAGCCTAATGGCGAAATTGAAAAAACAGACTCTGCCTCGCTCCGTAAAGGGGATATAGTTGTCGTATCACAAGGTGAGTTTATTCCAGGTGATGGAGAAATCATTTCTGGCCTCGCTTCTGTAGATGAGTCAGCAATTACAGGAGAATCTGCACCTGTGATTAAGGAGGCTGGCGGAGATTTCAACTCCGTTACAGGGGGCACAAAAGTTGTCAGTGACCAGATCAAAGTAAGAATCACGAGTGATCCTGGTGAATCATTCCTTGATAAGATGATTTCCCTTGTTGAGGGAGCACAGCGTCAAAAAACACCGAATGAAATTGCATTGAACACGGTTTTAACAAGTCTGACGCTCATTTTTATGATCGTGGTTGTCACATTGCCTTTTTTCACAAATTACTTGGGATTTGAGCTTGAGATTCCCGTATTAATTGCCCTGCTTGTGTGCTTAATTCCAACAACCATTGGCGGTCTGCTTTCTGCCATCGGAATAGCAGGGATGGATCGGGTTACACAGTTTAATGTGATTGCGATGTCAGGGAAAGCGGTTGAAGCGGCTGGAGACATTAATACAATTATCTTGGATAAAACCGGAACGATAACTTTTGGAAACCGGATGGCAAGCGAGTTTATTCCGGCAGGAAATCATGCCATGCAGGATTTGGCTCAGTGGACAGCCATCAGCTCGCTTGAAGATGAGACACCAGAAGGAAGATCTGTCCTTGAACTGCTGAAAAAGAAACAGCTTTCCTATCAAACAGATATCGCGATAGGCGGAACGTTTATCGAGTTTAAGGCGGAAACGCGGATGAGCGGAATGGATCTTGCTGATGGAAGTGTTGTCAGAAAAGGAGCAGTAGATGCCGTTAAGAAATGGGTAATCTCCCAAGGGGGAACCATTCCTTCTGATTTAGACAAAAAAACAGATGAAATTTCAAAGGCGGGAGGCACGCCTCTTGCTGTTGCGATGAACGATCAGATTTTTGGTTTGATTTACTTGAAGGATACGGTTAAACCGGGCATGAAAGAGCGCTTTGATAAGCTGCGCAGCATGGGGATCAAAACCGTCATGTGTACAGGAGACAATCCGCTAACAGCAGCAACGATCGCTAAAGAAGCAGGTGTTGATGAATTTATCGCAGAGTGCAAGCCTGAGGATAAAATTGAAGTCATTAAATATGAACAATCACAAGGCAAGCTTGTTGCCATGACTGGAGATGGAACAAATGATGCCCCGGCTCTCGCACAGGCAGATGTAGGCCTTGCCATGAACAGCGGAACAGCAGCTGCCAAGGAAGCAGCCAATATGGTGGATTTAGATTCGAATCCTACGAAAATAATTGAAGTAGTCTCCATCGGCAAACAGCTGCTGATGACGCGAGGAGCTCTGACAACGTTCAGTATTGCCAACGATATCGCGAAATATTTTGCCATTATTCCGGCTATGTTCATGCTTGCCATACCTGAAATGAATGTGCTGAATATCATGAGACTGGACTCACCGATTTCAGCGATTCTGTCAGCCTTGATATTCAATGCCATTATCATTCCCGTCTTGATTCCTTTCGCAATGAAAGGTGTCAGCTACAAACCGATGAGTTCGAATGCTTTGCTGAGCAGAAATCTTCTAATTTACGGACTTGGGGGAGTGCTGGTTCCCTTTATTGGAATCAAAGGAATTGATGTTGTTCTTGCTCTGATTTTGTAA